From the Gymnogyps californianus isolate 813 chromosome 2, ASM1813914v2, whole genome shotgun sequence genome, one window contains:
- the ZEB1 gene encoding zinc finger E-box-binding homeobox 1 isoform X2 codes for MADGPRCKRRKQANPRRNNGKQGREILGPEAQTDEVGCTVKEDECDSDAENEQNHDPNVEEFLQQEDTAVIYPEAPEEDQRQGTPEASGQDENGTPDAFSQLLTCPYCDRGYKRFTSLKEHIKYRHEKNEDNFSCSLCSYTFAYRTQLDRHMTSHKSGRDQRHVTQSSGNRKFKCTECGKAFKYKHHLKEHLRIHSGEKPYECPNCKKRFSHSGSYSSHISSKKCIGLMPVNGRARSGLKTSQCSSPSLSASPGSPARPQIRQKIENKPLQEQLPVNQIKTEPVDYEFKPIVVASGINCSTPLQNGVFSGGSPLQATSSPQGVVQAVVLPTVGLVSPISINLSDIQNVLKVAVDGNVIRQVLENNHANLASKEQETISNASIQQAGHSLISAISLPLVDQDGTTKIIINYSLEQPSQLQVVPQNLKKENSVPTNSCKNEKLPEDLTVKSEKDKNFEGETNDSTCLLCDDCPGDLNALQELKHYETKNPPQLPQPSGTEAEKPDSPVPSETGENNLSPGQPPLKNLLSLLKAYYALNAQPSAEELSKIADSVNLPLDVVKKWFEKMQAGQISVQSSGPSSPEQVKLSSPADNDDQATTTNVSEPQNSTNNSQNPVNTTKSQTLPGGSTLNGSRSSTPSPSPLNLSSSRNSQGYTYTAEGVQEEPQIEPLDLSLPKQHGELLERSTITSVYQNSVYSVQEEPLNLTCAKKEPQKDISITDSDPIVNVIPPSANPINIAIPTVTAQLPTIVAIADQNSVPCLRALAANKQTILIPQVAYTYSTTVSPAVQETPPKQTQANGNQDERQDTSSEGVSNVEDQNDSDSTPPKKKMRKTENGMYACDLCDKIFQKSSSLLRHKYEHTGKRPHECGICKKAFKHKHHLIEHMRLHSGEKPYQCDKCGKRFSHSGSYSQHMNHRYSYCKREAEERDSTEQEETGQEVLSNEHAGARASPSQIDSDERESLTREEEEDSEKEEEEEEEKEIEGLQEEKECRKLQEVEDEEEEEEGKTEGNKNEEAVNQASNAETEVIQNNGQVSEEKNK; via the exons GAACACCTGATGCATTTTCCCAACTGCTTACTTGCCCATATTGTGATCGAGGGTACAAGCGTTTTACCTCTCTGAAGGAACACATTAAATATCgccatgaaaaaaatgaagataactTTAGTTGCTCCTTGTGCAGTTACACGTTTGCGTACAGAACACAGCTCGACCGCCACATGACATCACACAAATCAGGAAGAGATCAA AGACATGTGACGCAGTCCAGTGGTAATCGAAAATTCAAGTGCACTGAATgtggaaaagcttttaaatataaacatcaCCTAAAGGAGCACCTACGAATCCACAGTG gAGAGAAGCCATATGAGTGCCCAAACTGCAAGAAACGTTTTTCCCATTCTGGTTCATACAGTTCACACATAAGCAGTAAGAAGTGTATTGGTTTGATGCCCGTGAATGGTCGAGCCCGGTCAGGGCTCAAGACGTCTCAGtgctcctccccttccctttctgcatCACCAGGTAGCCCAGCAAGACCACAGATACGACAAAAGATAGAAAACAAACCCTTGCAAGAGCAGCTTCCTGTTAACCAAATTAAAACTGAACCTGTGGATTATGAATTCAAGCCCATAGTGGTTGCTTCAGGAATTAATTGTTCGACCCCTTTGCAGAATGGGGTTTTTAGTGGTGGTAGCCCATTGCAGGCAACCAGTTCTCCTCAGGGTGTGGTGCAAGCTGTTGTTCTACCAACAGTAGGTCTGGTGTCTCCCATAAGCATCAACTTAAGTGACATTCAAAATGTACTTAAAGTGGCAGTGGATGGTAACGTAATAAGGCAAGTATTGGAGAACAATCATGCCAATCTTGCGTccaaagaacaagaaacaatCAGCAATGCATCTATACAACAAGCTGGCCATTCCCTCATTTCAGCTATCAGTCTTCCTTTGGTTGACCAAGATGGGACAACCAAAATTATCATCAACTACAGCTTGGAGCAGCCAAGTCAACTTCAGGTTGTTCcacaaaatctaaaaaaagaaaactctgttcCTACAAATagttgcaaaaatgaaaaattaccaGAAGATCTTACAGTGAAGTCTGAGAAAGATAAGAACTTTGAAGGAGAGACCAATGATAGCACTTGTCTTCTTTGTGATGACTGTCCAGGAGATCTTAATGCACTTCAAGAATTAAAGCactatgaaacaaaaaatcctcCTCAGCTTCCTCAGCCCAGTGGAACAGAAGCTGAGAAGCCCGACTCCCCTGTCCCATCAGAAACTGGGGAGAACAACTTATCTCCTGGTCAGCCACCTTTAAAGAACCTTTTATCGCTCCTAAAAGCTTATTATGCATTAAATGCACAACCGAGCGCAGAAGAGCTTTCAAAAATAGCAGATTCAGTAAACCTACCACTGGATGTGGTAAAAAAGTGGTTTGAAAAAATGCAAGCTGGACAAATTTCTGTGCAGTCTTCTGGACCATCTTCTCCTGAACAAGTTAAATTAAGCAGTCCCGCAGATAATGATGATCAAGCAACAACTACAAATGTAAGCGAACCTCAGAACAGCACAAATAACTCACAAAATCCTGTCAATACAACAAAATCTCAGACTTTACCAGGGGGATCAACTCTGAATGGTTCACGCAGCAGCACGCCATCCCCATCGCCACTAAACCTTTCTTCATCAAGAAATTCACAGGGTTATACGTACACAGCAGAGGGTGTACAAGAAGAGCCACAAATTGAACCTCTTGACCTTTCGCTACCAAAGCAACATGGAGAACTATTGGAAAGATCTACCATAACTAGTGTTTACCAGAACAGTGTTTATTCTGTCCAAGAAGAACCTTTGAACTTAACTTGTGCaaaaaaagaaccacaaaaGGACATCAGTATTACAGACTCTGATCCTATTGTAAATGTAATCCCACCAAGTGCCAATCCCATAAATATTGCTATACCTACAGTCACTGCCCAGTTACCTACAATTGTTGCCATTGCTGACCAGAACAGTGTTCCATGCTTGAGAGCTCTCGCTGCCAATAAGCAAACCATTTTGATTCCACAGGTGGCTTACACATACTCTACTACAGTTAGTCCTGCAGTTCAAGAAACACCACCAAAACAGACCCAAGCCAATGGAAATCAG GATGAAAGGCAAGACACTAGCTCAGAAGGAGTATCGAATGTAGAAGATCAAAATGATTCTGATTCAACACCcccaaagaaaaagatgagaaagacagaaaacgGGATGTATGCATGTGATTTATGTGACAAAATATTCCAGAAGAGCAGCTCGTTATTGAGACATAAGTATGAACACACAG GTAAAAGACCTCATGAGTGTGGAATCtgtaaaaaagcatttaaacacaAACACCATTTGATCGAACACATGCGACTGCATTCTGGGGAAAAACCCTACCAATGTGACAAATGTGGAAAGCGGTTTTCACACTCGGGGTCTTACTCTCAACACATGAATCATCGCTACTCTTACTGcaaaagagaggcagaagagcGTGACAGCACAGAACAGGAGGAGACAGGCCAGGAGGTCCTCAGTAACGAGCATGCTGGTGCCAGGGCATCTCCATCGCAGATCGACTCGGATGAGAGAGAGAGTCTAaccagggaagaagaggaagacagtgaaaaagaggaagaggaggaggaagaaaaagagatagaaggacttcaggaagaaaaagaatgtagGAAACTACAAGAAGTagaggatgaagaagaagaagaagaagggaaaactgAAGGTAACAAGAATGAAGAGGCTGTAAATCAAGCAAGCaatgcagaaacagaagttaTACAGAATAATGGGCAGGTGTcggaagaaaaaaacaaataa
- the ZEB1 gene encoding zinc finger E-box-binding homeobox 1 isoform X3: MADGPRCKRRKQANPRRNNVTNYSNVVEANSDSDDEDKLHIVEEESVTDAADCDASVPEDDLPTDHTVLPENSEREGSTNSCWEDEGTPDAFSQLLTCPYCDRGYKRFTSLKEHIKYRHEKNEDNFSCSLCSYTFAYRTQLDRHMTSHKSGRDQRHVTQSSGNRKFKCTECGKAFKYKHHLKEHLRIHSGEKPYECPNCKKRFSHSGSYSSHISSKKCIGLMPVNGRARSGLKTSQCSSPSLSASPGSPARPQIRQKIENKPLQEQLPVNQIKTEPVDYEFKPIVVASGINCSTPLQNGVFSGGSPLQATSSPQGVVQAVVLPTVGLVSPISINLSDIQNVLKVAVDGNVIRQVLENNHANLASKEQETISNASIQQAGHSLISAISLPLVDQDGTTKIIINYSLEQPSQLQVVPQNLKKENSVPTNSCKNEKLPEDLTVKSEKDKNFEGETNDSTCLLCDDCPGDLNALQELKHYETKNPPQLPQPSGTEAEKPDSPVPSETGENNLSPGQPPLKNLLSLLKAYYALNAQPSAEELSKIADSVNLPLDVVKKWFEKMQAGQISVQSSGPSSPEQVKLSSPADNDDQATTTNVSEPQNSTNNSQNPVNTTKSQTLPGGSTLNGSRSSTPSPSPLNLSSSRNSQGYTYTAEGVQEEPQIEPLDLSLPKQHGELLERSTITSVYQNSVYSVQEEPLNLTCAKKEPQKDISITDSDPIVNVIPPSANPINIAIPTVTAQLPTIVAIADQNSVPCLRALAANKQTILIPQVAYTYSTTVSPAVQETPPKQTQANGNQDERQDTSSEGVSNVEDQNDSDSTPPKKKMRKTENGMYACDLCDKIFQKSSSLLRHKYEHTGKRPHECGICKKAFKHKHHLIEHMRLHSGEKPYQCDKCGKRFSHSGSYSQHMNHRYSYCKREAEERDSTEQEETGQEVLSNEHAGARASPSQIDSDERESLTREEEEDSEKEEEEEEEKEIEGLQEEKECRKLQEVEDEEEEEEGKTEGNKNEEAVNQASNAETEVIQNNGQVSEEKNK; this comes from the exons GAACACCTGATGCATTTTCCCAACTGCTTACTTGCCCATATTGTGATCGAGGGTACAAGCGTTTTACCTCTCTGAAGGAACACATTAAATATCgccatgaaaaaaatgaagataactTTAGTTGCTCCTTGTGCAGTTACACGTTTGCGTACAGAACACAGCTCGACCGCCACATGACATCACACAAATCAGGAAGAGATCAA AGACATGTGACGCAGTCCAGTGGTAATCGAAAATTCAAGTGCACTGAATgtggaaaagcttttaaatataaacatcaCCTAAAGGAGCACCTACGAATCCACAGTG gAGAGAAGCCATATGAGTGCCCAAACTGCAAGAAACGTTTTTCCCATTCTGGTTCATACAGTTCACACATAAGCAGTAAGAAGTGTATTGGTTTGATGCCCGTGAATGGTCGAGCCCGGTCAGGGCTCAAGACGTCTCAGtgctcctccccttccctttctgcatCACCAGGTAGCCCAGCAAGACCACAGATACGACAAAAGATAGAAAACAAACCCTTGCAAGAGCAGCTTCCTGTTAACCAAATTAAAACTGAACCTGTGGATTATGAATTCAAGCCCATAGTGGTTGCTTCAGGAATTAATTGTTCGACCCCTTTGCAGAATGGGGTTTTTAGTGGTGGTAGCCCATTGCAGGCAACCAGTTCTCCTCAGGGTGTGGTGCAAGCTGTTGTTCTACCAACAGTAGGTCTGGTGTCTCCCATAAGCATCAACTTAAGTGACATTCAAAATGTACTTAAAGTGGCAGTGGATGGTAACGTAATAAGGCAAGTATTGGAGAACAATCATGCCAATCTTGCGTccaaagaacaagaaacaatCAGCAATGCATCTATACAACAAGCTGGCCATTCCCTCATTTCAGCTATCAGTCTTCCTTTGGTTGACCAAGATGGGACAACCAAAATTATCATCAACTACAGCTTGGAGCAGCCAAGTCAACTTCAGGTTGTTCcacaaaatctaaaaaaagaaaactctgttcCTACAAATagttgcaaaaatgaaaaattaccaGAAGATCTTACAGTGAAGTCTGAGAAAGATAAGAACTTTGAAGGAGAGACCAATGATAGCACTTGTCTTCTTTGTGATGACTGTCCAGGAGATCTTAATGCACTTCAAGAATTAAAGCactatgaaacaaaaaatcctcCTCAGCTTCCTCAGCCCAGTGGAACAGAAGCTGAGAAGCCCGACTCCCCTGTCCCATCAGAAACTGGGGAGAACAACTTATCTCCTGGTCAGCCACCTTTAAAGAACCTTTTATCGCTCCTAAAAGCTTATTATGCATTAAATGCACAACCGAGCGCAGAAGAGCTTTCAAAAATAGCAGATTCAGTAAACCTACCACTGGATGTGGTAAAAAAGTGGTTTGAAAAAATGCAAGCTGGACAAATTTCTGTGCAGTCTTCTGGACCATCTTCTCCTGAACAAGTTAAATTAAGCAGTCCCGCAGATAATGATGATCAAGCAACAACTACAAATGTAAGCGAACCTCAGAACAGCACAAATAACTCACAAAATCCTGTCAATACAACAAAATCTCAGACTTTACCAGGGGGATCAACTCTGAATGGTTCACGCAGCAGCACGCCATCCCCATCGCCACTAAACCTTTCTTCATCAAGAAATTCACAGGGTTATACGTACACAGCAGAGGGTGTACAAGAAGAGCCACAAATTGAACCTCTTGACCTTTCGCTACCAAAGCAACATGGAGAACTATTGGAAAGATCTACCATAACTAGTGTTTACCAGAACAGTGTTTATTCTGTCCAAGAAGAACCTTTGAACTTAACTTGTGCaaaaaaagaaccacaaaaGGACATCAGTATTACAGACTCTGATCCTATTGTAAATGTAATCCCACCAAGTGCCAATCCCATAAATATTGCTATACCTACAGTCACTGCCCAGTTACCTACAATTGTTGCCATTGCTGACCAGAACAGTGTTCCATGCTTGAGAGCTCTCGCTGCCAATAAGCAAACCATTTTGATTCCACAGGTGGCTTACACATACTCTACTACAGTTAGTCCTGCAGTTCAAGAAACACCACCAAAACAGACCCAAGCCAATGGAAATCAG GATGAAAGGCAAGACACTAGCTCAGAAGGAGTATCGAATGTAGAAGATCAAAATGATTCTGATTCAACACCcccaaagaaaaagatgagaaagacagaaaacgGGATGTATGCATGTGATTTATGTGACAAAATATTCCAGAAGAGCAGCTCGTTATTGAGACATAAGTATGAACACACAG GTAAAAGACCTCATGAGTGTGGAATCtgtaaaaaagcatttaaacacaAACACCATTTGATCGAACACATGCGACTGCATTCTGGGGAAAAACCCTACCAATGTGACAAATGTGGAAAGCGGTTTTCACACTCGGGGTCTTACTCTCAACACATGAATCATCGCTACTCTTACTGcaaaagagaggcagaagagcGTGACAGCACAGAACAGGAGGAGACAGGCCAGGAGGTCCTCAGTAACGAGCATGCTGGTGCCAGGGCATCTCCATCGCAGATCGACTCGGATGAGAGAGAGAGTCTAaccagggaagaagaggaagacagtgaaaaagaggaagaggaggaggaagaaaaagagatagaaggacttcaggaagaaaaagaatgtagGAAACTACAAGAAGTagaggatgaagaagaagaagaagaagggaaaactgAAGGTAACAAGAATGAAGAGGCTGTAAATCAAGCAAGCaatgcagaaacagaagttaTACAGAATAATGGGCAGGTGTcggaagaaaaaaacaaataa
- the ZEB1 gene encoding zinc finger E-box-binding homeobox 1 isoform X5 yields MTSHKSGRDQRHVTQSSGNRKFKCTECGKAFKYKHHLKEHLRIHSGEKPYECPNCKKRFSHSGSYSSHISSKKCIGLMPVNGRARSGLKTSQCSSPSLSASPGSPARPQIRQKIENKPLQEQLPVNQIKTEPVDYEFKPIVVASGINCSTPLQNGVFSGGSPLQATSSPQGVVQAVVLPTVGLVSPISINLSDIQNVLKVAVDGNVIRQVLENNHANLASKEQETISNASIQQAGHSLISAISLPLVDQDGTTKIIINYSLEQPSQLQVVPQNLKKENSVPTNSCKNEKLPEDLTVKSEKDKNFEGETNDSTCLLCDDCPGDLNALQELKHYETKNPPQLPQPSGTEAEKPDSPVPSETGENNLSPGQPPLKNLLSLLKAYYALNAQPSAEELSKIADSVNLPLDVVKKWFEKMQAGQISVQSSGPSSPEQVKLSSPADNDDQATTTNVSEPQNSTNNSQNPVNTTKSQTLPGGSTLNGSRSSTPSPSPLNLSSSRNSQGYTYTAEGVQEEPQIEPLDLSLPKQHGELLERSTITSVYQNSVYSVQEEPLNLTCAKKEPQKDISITDSDPIVNVIPPSANPINIAIPTVTAQLPTIVAIADQNSVPCLRALAANKQTILIPQVAYTYSTTVSPAVQETPPKQTQANGNQDERQDTSSEGVSNVEDQNDSDSTPPKKKMRKTENGMYACDLCDKIFQKSSSLLRHKYEHTGKRPHECGICKKAFKHKHHLIEHMRLHSGEKPYQCDKCGKRFSHSGSYSQHMNHRYSYCKREAEERDSTEQEETGQEVLSNEHAGARASPSQIDSDERESLTREEEEDSEKEEEEEEEKEIEGLQEEKECRKLQEVEDEEEEEEGKTEGNKNEEAVNQASNAETEVIQNNGQVSEEKNK; encoded by the exons ATGACATCACACAAATCAGGAAGAGATCAA AGACATGTGACGCAGTCCAGTGGTAATCGAAAATTCAAGTGCACTGAATgtggaaaagcttttaaatataaacatcaCCTAAAGGAGCACCTACGAATCCACAGTG gAGAGAAGCCATATGAGTGCCCAAACTGCAAGAAACGTTTTTCCCATTCTGGTTCATACAGTTCACACATAAGCAGTAAGAAGTGTATTGGTTTGATGCCCGTGAATGGTCGAGCCCGGTCAGGGCTCAAGACGTCTCAGtgctcctccccttccctttctgcatCACCAGGTAGCCCAGCAAGACCACAGATACGACAAAAGATAGAAAACAAACCCTTGCAAGAGCAGCTTCCTGTTAACCAAATTAAAACTGAACCTGTGGATTATGAATTCAAGCCCATAGTGGTTGCTTCAGGAATTAATTGTTCGACCCCTTTGCAGAATGGGGTTTTTAGTGGTGGTAGCCCATTGCAGGCAACCAGTTCTCCTCAGGGTGTGGTGCAAGCTGTTGTTCTACCAACAGTAGGTCTGGTGTCTCCCATAAGCATCAACTTAAGTGACATTCAAAATGTACTTAAAGTGGCAGTGGATGGTAACGTAATAAGGCAAGTATTGGAGAACAATCATGCCAATCTTGCGTccaaagaacaagaaacaatCAGCAATGCATCTATACAACAAGCTGGCCATTCCCTCATTTCAGCTATCAGTCTTCCTTTGGTTGACCAAGATGGGACAACCAAAATTATCATCAACTACAGCTTGGAGCAGCCAAGTCAACTTCAGGTTGTTCcacaaaatctaaaaaaagaaaactctgttcCTACAAATagttgcaaaaatgaaaaattaccaGAAGATCTTACAGTGAAGTCTGAGAAAGATAAGAACTTTGAAGGAGAGACCAATGATAGCACTTGTCTTCTTTGTGATGACTGTCCAGGAGATCTTAATGCACTTCAAGAATTAAAGCactatgaaacaaaaaatcctcCTCAGCTTCCTCAGCCCAGTGGAACAGAAGCTGAGAAGCCCGACTCCCCTGTCCCATCAGAAACTGGGGAGAACAACTTATCTCCTGGTCAGCCACCTTTAAAGAACCTTTTATCGCTCCTAAAAGCTTATTATGCATTAAATGCACAACCGAGCGCAGAAGAGCTTTCAAAAATAGCAGATTCAGTAAACCTACCACTGGATGTGGTAAAAAAGTGGTTTGAAAAAATGCAAGCTGGACAAATTTCTGTGCAGTCTTCTGGACCATCTTCTCCTGAACAAGTTAAATTAAGCAGTCCCGCAGATAATGATGATCAAGCAACAACTACAAATGTAAGCGAACCTCAGAACAGCACAAATAACTCACAAAATCCTGTCAATACAACAAAATCTCAGACTTTACCAGGGGGATCAACTCTGAATGGTTCACGCAGCAGCACGCCATCCCCATCGCCACTAAACCTTTCTTCATCAAGAAATTCACAGGGTTATACGTACACAGCAGAGGGTGTACAAGAAGAGCCACAAATTGAACCTCTTGACCTTTCGCTACCAAAGCAACATGGAGAACTATTGGAAAGATCTACCATAACTAGTGTTTACCAGAACAGTGTTTATTCTGTCCAAGAAGAACCTTTGAACTTAACTTGTGCaaaaaaagaaccacaaaaGGACATCAGTATTACAGACTCTGATCCTATTGTAAATGTAATCCCACCAAGTGCCAATCCCATAAATATTGCTATACCTACAGTCACTGCCCAGTTACCTACAATTGTTGCCATTGCTGACCAGAACAGTGTTCCATGCTTGAGAGCTCTCGCTGCCAATAAGCAAACCATTTTGATTCCACAGGTGGCTTACACATACTCTACTACAGTTAGTCCTGCAGTTCAAGAAACACCACCAAAACAGACCCAAGCCAATGGAAATCAG GATGAAAGGCAAGACACTAGCTCAGAAGGAGTATCGAATGTAGAAGATCAAAATGATTCTGATTCAACACCcccaaagaaaaagatgagaaagacagaaaacgGGATGTATGCATGTGATTTATGTGACAAAATATTCCAGAAGAGCAGCTCGTTATTGAGACATAAGTATGAACACACAG GTAAAAGACCTCATGAGTGTGGAATCtgtaaaaaagcatttaaacacaAACACCATTTGATCGAACACATGCGACTGCATTCTGGGGAAAAACCCTACCAATGTGACAAATGTGGAAAGCGGTTTTCACACTCGGGGTCTTACTCTCAACACATGAATCATCGCTACTCTTACTGcaaaagagaggcagaagagcGTGACAGCACAGAACAGGAGGAGACAGGCCAGGAGGTCCTCAGTAACGAGCATGCTGGTGCCAGGGCATCTCCATCGCAGATCGACTCGGATGAGAGAGAGAGTCTAaccagggaagaagaggaagacagtgaaaaagaggaagaggaggaggaagaaaaagagatagaaggacttcaggaagaaaaagaatgtagGAAACTACAAGAAGTagaggatgaagaagaagaagaagaagggaaaactgAAGGTAACAAGAATGAAGAGGCTGTAAATCAAGCAAGCaatgcagaaacagaagttaTACAGAATAATGGGCAGGTGTcggaagaaaaaaacaaataa